Proteins encoded within one genomic window of Desulfonatronospira thiodismutans ASO3-1:
- the acsB gene encoding acetyl-CoA decarbonylase/synthase complex subunit alpha/beta gives MSKIIASAAIRGAHAIVSRAEERLKEAIDAKGPDEPVAFPNTGYYLPVIYALSGHKVEKLSDMEKPLALARDMLGEIPTDSLWLPYLGQTLDSGISTLFAQEIMQGVRYVIGPSPVHGIYLGAADDAIMRQRGVEFVDGSAPGFAAVVGAAPDNETAVKIARELQQKSLYVFMAGSTNGVCFADQLAEEGVQLGWDTRLVPFDNEVHGQVYSLGFAARAAMSFGGVKPGDFKNILKYNKQRIFAFVIALGEVDDEKYATAAGAISYGFPTIADTDIPEILPTGVCTYEHVVSSIPHDKIVQKAIEVRGLKVTVTEIPIPLSYGPAFEGERVRKDDLFAECGGRKSTCCELLRMREMEEVEDGRIEVVGPDIDELEPVGVLPLAIVVDVAGRKMQKDFEPILERQFHHLINSAEGIMHMGQRDISWIRISRQAREKGFKLSHIGDILHAKLLSDFPSIADKVQVTLYTEEDKVNEILQEARTLYNERDERLAGLKDESVDTFYSCSLCQSFAPNHVCVITPERLGLCGAYNWLDGQASYEIDPSGPNKPVAKGEVIDQHKGEWQGVNEFISQASKGNLERLKAYSILEDPMTSCGCFECIVALLPAANGVMVVDRDFSGMTPSGMTFSTLAGMVGGGIQTPGFLGVGKFYLGSDKFISAEGGFKRLVWMPSHLKERLRNMLQAQAEKVGEPDMLDKIADETVATTEMEVLEYLEKVGHPALGMDPMM, from the coding sequence ATGTCAAAGATAATAGCGTCTGCAGCCATACGCGGAGCGCATGCCATAGTCTCACGTGCCGAGGAGCGCCTCAAAGAGGCCATTGACGCCAAAGGCCCGGATGAACCGGTGGCCTTTCCCAATACCGGCTACTATCTGCCTGTGATTTACGCCTTGAGCGGACACAAGGTAGAGAAGCTTTCAGATATGGAAAAGCCCCTGGCACTGGCCAGGGACATGCTGGGCGAGATTCCCACGGATTCCCTCTGGCTGCCTTACCTGGGTCAGACCTTAGACAGCGGCATATCCACACTTTTCGCCCAGGAGATAATGCAGGGAGTGCGTTATGTAATTGGCCCTTCACCGGTTCACGGCATTTACCTGGGTGCTGCTGATGACGCTATCATGCGCCAGCGCGGAGTGGAGTTTGTTGACGGCAGCGCTCCCGGATTTGCTGCTGTTGTGGGAGCGGCACCGGACAACGAGACCGCGGTGAAGATCGCCAGGGAACTGCAGCAGAAAAGCCTGTACGTATTTATGGCCGGCAGCACCAACGGGGTCTGTTTCGCTGACCAGCTGGCCGAGGAAGGGGTGCAGCTGGGCTGGGACACCCGACTGGTCCCCTTTGACAATGAAGTCCACGGCCAGGTTTACTCCCTTGGCTTTGCGGCCAGGGCGGCCATGTCCTTCGGCGGGGTAAAGCCGGGGGACTTCAAGAATATCTTAAAATACAACAAGCAGCGCATATTCGCCTTTGTCATCGCCCTGGGCGAGGTGGACGACGAGAAGTACGCCACCGCCGCCGGGGCCATAAGCTACGGATTTCCCACCATTGCAGACACGGATATTCCGGAGATTCTGCCCACGGGTGTCTGTACCTACGAGCACGTGGTGTCGTCCATACCCCACGACAAGATCGTTCAGAAAGCCATCGAGGTGCGCGGGCTCAAGGTGACGGTCACCGAGATACCCATTCCCCTGTCCTACGGCCCGGCCTTTGAGGGCGAGCGGGTGCGCAAGGATGATCTTTTCGCCGAATGCGGAGGCCGCAAATCCACCTGCTGCGAACTGCTGCGCATGCGGGAGATGGAAGAGGTGGAGGACGGCCGGATAGAGGTTGTGGGTCCGGACATCGATGAGCTGGAGCCGGTGGGGGTACTGCCCTTAGCTATAGTGGTGGACGTTGCCGGACGCAAGATGCAGAAGGATTTTGAGCCCATTCTGGAAAGGCAGTTTCATCACCTGATAAACAGCGCCGAGGGTATAATGCACATGGGCCAGAGGGACATTTCCTGGATCCGCATCAGCAGGCAGGCCAGGGAAAAGGGGTTCAAGCTCAGTCATATAGGCGATATCCTGCATGCCAAGCTATTGTCCGATTTTCCCTCCATTGCGGACAAGGTCCAGGTAACCCTTTATACAGAAGAGGACAAGGTCAACGAAATCCTGCAGGAGGCCAGGACCCTGTATAATGAACGTGACGAGCGCCTGGCCGGTCTCAAGGACGAATCAGTGGATACCTTTTACTCCTGCAGCCTGTGTCAGTCCTTTGCACCCAACCATGTCTGCGTCATTACTCCGGAGCGTCTGGGCCTGTGCGGCGCTTACAACTGGCTGGACGGCCAGGCCTCCTACGAAATCGACCCATCCGGACCCAATAAGCCGGTGGCCAAGGGCGAGGTTATAGACCAGCACAAGGGTGAATGGCAGGGGGTCAACGAATTTATATCCCAGGCCTCCAAGGGCAACCTGGAAAGGCTCAAGGCCTACAGCATCCTGGAAGACCCCATGACCTCCTGCGGCTGCTTTGAGTGCATTGTGGCCCTGCTGCCCGCTGCCAACGGGGTTATGGTGGTGGATCGCGACTTTTCCGGCATGACCCCCAGCGGTATGACCTTTTCCACCCTGGCTGGAATGGTTGGCGGCGGTATACAGACCCCGGGATTTCTGGGGGTGGGCAAGTTTTACCTGGGCAGCGACAAATTCATTTCAGCAGAGGGAGGATTCAAACGCCTGGTATGGATGCCCTCGCACCTGAAGGAACGCCTGCGCAACATGCTCCAGGCCCAGGCCGAAAAGGTGGGCGAGCCTGACATGCTGGACAAGATCGCCGATGAGACAGTGGCCACCACCGAGATGGAAGTACTAGAATACCTGGAAAAGGTAGGACATCCAGCTCTTGGCATGGATCCCATGATGTAG
- a CDS encoding AAA family ATPase: MSKTIALVGKGGTGKTTLASLILKFLIQNGHGPVLAVDADSNSTLNLSLGVEVDKTIGGMREDMTQEIRDGEIPAGMSKEAYVEYQMQQALVESSGFDLLAMGRPEGQGCYCYANNLLRRHIDSLAENYPFVVVDNEAGMEHLSRRTTRNIDIMLIVSEPTPVGVITAGRIRNLSRELQLNVEKSRLVINRSSSNIPDNLKKTVQEQGLEPVVLLPADEMILDFTARGQSLLELPGDSKAVEAVDRLCREVITGNR, translated from the coding sequence GTGAGTAAGACCATTGCCCTGGTGGGCAAGGGGGGGACCGGGAAAACCACTCTGGCCTCGCTTATACTAAAATTTTTGATTCAAAACGGTCACGGGCCGGTGCTGGCAGTTGATGCTGATTCCAATTCCACTTTGAACCTGTCCCTGGGAGTGGAAGTGGATAAGACCATAGGCGGCATGCGTGAAGATATGACCCAGGAGATAAGGGATGGAGAAATCCCCGCTGGAATGTCCAAAGAGGCTTATGTAGAGTACCAGATGCAGCAGGCCCTGGTGGAGTCCAGCGGTTTTGACCTGCTGGCCATGGGTCGTCCCGAGGGCCAGGGCTGTTACTGCTATGCCAACAACCTCCTGCGCCGCCATATTGACAGCCTGGCAGAAAATTATCCTTTTGTAGTGGTGGACAATGAGGCCGGCATGGAGCATTTGAGCCGGCGCACCACCAGAAATATCGATATAATGCTCATTGTATCCGAGCCCACGCCGGTTGGAGTTATAACTGCGGGGCGTATCAGGAATCTGAGCAGGGAGTTGCAGTTGAATGTGGAGAAAAGCAGGCTGGTGATAAACCGCAGCAGCTCGAATATTCCTGACAATCTGAAAAAAACCGTCCAGGAACAGGGCCTGGAACCGGTCGTACTGCTGCCGGCGGACGAGATGATTCTGGATTTTACGGCCCGGGGGCAATCCCTGCTGGAACTCCCCGGGGATTCTAAAGCGGTGGAAGCGGTGGACAGGTTGTGCCGGGAAGTAATTACGGGTAACAGATAA
- a CDS encoding ASKHA domain-containing protein, translated as MFNVTFLPAGKQVQVEQGENLLRAAMLAGVQFSASCGGSGSCGKCKVLVEKGEFESDVSARISAADQEKGYALACITRINSDIEVHLPEDARAIDRQAIERAMLTSVEPSELLGHIEINPSVQRIYLELPPPSLEDNVSDIDRLTRALEKQLGSKKIHLSLPLIKQASSTLRSSGWKATFTVFATDEGFEVTQVFPGHRTEPVYGLAVDIGTTTICAELVNLENGRVQAHRSDYNSQYSCGEDVISRIVYASRNRENLAHIQGLVHSTLNGLIQEMLKETGVQSQDIADVVMSGNTTMTHLFMGVEPGIREEPYVPVTSAPPVLQAGELSLEWSDSARIYLTPSRASYMGGDITAGLIGSNLFRSEKLTLYIDVGTNGEIVLGGSEWLIGCSCSAGPAFEGGAIKHGMRAATGAVEQVRIDPGTFEPMILTVGQSSPRGICGSGLIDAMAELLMAGVITSKGRFNTELDTPRIRGQEALEYVLVWAEDAQNGQDIVITEGDLDNLLRAKAAVFAGITTLLNAVGITLQDVDELLIAGGFGRYLELDKAVTIGLLPEISPDRVKYIGNGSLLGSRVMLLSRRMRQEALQVCKKMTYLELSQDPSFMDQYVSALFMPHTDMSMFPSVQASLMG; from the coding sequence GTGTAAGGTTCTGGTGGAAAAGGGTGAGTTTGAGTCTGATGTATCTGCCAGAATAAGTGCCGCTGATCAGGAAAAGGGATATGCCCTTGCCTGCATCACCAGGATCAACTCGGATATAGAGGTCCACCTGCCTGAAGATGCCCGGGCAATCGACCGCCAGGCCATTGAAAGGGCCATGCTCACCAGCGTGGAACCTTCCGAGCTGCTTGGCCATATTGAGATCAACCCTTCGGTCCAGAGGATCTATCTGGAACTGCCTCCTCCCTCCCTGGAAGACAATGTCAGTGATATTGACAGATTGACAAGGGCCCTGGAAAAACAGCTTGGCAGCAAAAAGATCCATCTTTCCTTGCCGCTAATCAAGCAGGCTTCCAGTACTCTTCGATCTTCCGGATGGAAGGCCACCTTTACCGTTTTTGCCACTGATGAGGGTTTCGAGGTTACCCAGGTCTTTCCCGGCCACAGGACAGAGCCAGTTTACGGTCTGGCCGTAGACATCGGCACCACCACCATCTGCGCGGAACTGGTCAACCTGGAAAACGGCCGGGTCCAGGCTCATCGCTCGGATTACAACAGCCAGTACTCTTGCGGAGAAGACGTCATCTCCCGCATAGTCTACGCCTCCAGAAACCGGGAAAACCTTGCCCATATCCAGGGCCTGGTCCACAGTACTCTAAACGGCCTGATTCAGGAGATGCTCAAGGAGACCGGGGTGCAAAGTCAGGATATAGCCGACGTGGTCATGTCCGGCAATACCACCATGACTCATCTGTTTATGGGCGTGGAACCAGGCATCAGGGAGGAGCCTTATGTGCCGGTGACAAGTGCTCCGCCTGTTCTTCAGGCCGGTGAACTATCCCTGGAGTGGAGTGATTCGGCCAGGATATACCTGACTCCTTCCAGGGCCAGCTATATGGGAGGAGACATTACTGCCGGGCTTATCGGCTCCAACCTCTTTCGTTCGGAAAAGCTGACCCTTTATATAGATGTGGGCACCAACGGAGAAATAGTCCTGGGCGGCTCCGAGTGGCTCATCGGATGTTCGTGCTCTGCAGGGCCGGCCTTTGAAGGGGGAGCCATCAAGCACGGGATGCGCGCCGCCACAGGAGCTGTGGAACAGGTCCGGATCGATCCCGGTACCTTTGAGCCCATGATTTTGACCGTTGGCCAGTCCAGCCCCAGGGGGATCTGCGGTTCAGGGCTCATTGACGCCATGGCCGAACTGCTCATGGCCGGAGTGATAACCTCCAAAGGACGCTTTAATACAGAACTGGACACCCCCAGGATCCGCGGACAGGAGGCTCTGGAATATGTCCTGGTCTGGGCTGAAGACGCCCAAAATGGTCAGGATATAGTCATCACCGAGGGTGATCTGGACAATCTTCTGCGGGCCAAGGCTGCGGTATTCGCCGGCATCACCACCCTGCTGAACGCTGTGGGCATAACTCTGCAGGATGTTGACGAACTGCTCATAGCCGGTGGGTTCGGCCGCTACCTTGAGCTGGACAAGGCGGTTACCATAGGACTTCTTCCGGAAATCAGCCCGGACAGGGTCAAATACATAGGCAACGGCTCTCTGCTGGGATCCAGGGTAATGCTTCTGTCCAGGCGGATGCGCCAGGAGGCCCTGCAGGTCTGCAAAAAAATGACCTACCTGGAGCTCAGCCAGGATCCTTCATTCATGGATCAGTACGTATCCGCTCTTTTTATGCCCCATACGGACATGTCCATGTTTCCATCAGTTCAGGCCAGCCTTATGGGGTGA